A stretch of Candidatus Desulfofervidus auxilii DNA encodes these proteins:
- a CDS encoding 4Fe-4S dicluster domain-containing protein, translating to MIKKIFILFLILAFPSILKAENKCLTCHLEVDATPVIAFQKSIHKKAGVYCQDCHGGNPKIDDESSMDKKFGFVGVPEGNNLIVVCGKCHAKRGEFVKGLPNCVECHSAHFTKRAGIFMVGGGIYFIIFTIVSLFIFFAGFFIKYAKYKKGRKVEIKTIFKKGVLKAIKETFTNVSIFSNDTYAGIFHLFIFWGFLLLFIGNLLVWFDKFLFQYLLPNVQFLYAGFYRIFSYLTDLAALIVMVGIILVIVRRLFIKPKRLNYKIIGDLSSKKLLVNDWIFVIFVFILVFGGILLEGFRILLHSTSLKTYSFMGLGTAYFLKVLGVSSLASEQVYKPIWWFHIISAFVFIGYIPFSKARHIILDFFSIALHDEKAGRILPPALEGESTGYSSWKDLTLKELLQLDACTRCGRCYEVCPAVMAGFPLSPRMLILNLREAVYKQKEDKLAGEVIAKDTLWSCMTCFACMERCPVKIEHIPIIVNLRRYLVEQGEVDERLQDALMSLTRRGNSLKQSDRMRAKWTKSLDFKIKDARKEEVEYLWFVGDYASYDPIVSENTKKFAKILYKAGIDFGILYDGERNAGNDVRRVGEEGLFEMLVSKNIKILEKAKFKKILTTDPHTYHTLKNEYPEFGIKCEVYHYTEILEKLLMEGKLQVRKRLNYCVTYHDPCYLGRYNGIYEPPRNILKMLGVKFIEMFRNRSLSLCCGAGGGKIWMEEMKVEGERPAESRVKEAVAVGAEILVITCPKDLSMFNDAIKTTGLENKLIVKDIIELVEEAIEEE from the coding sequence ATGATTAAAAAAATTTTTATTTTATTTCTTATTTTGGCTTTTCCTTCTATTTTAAAGGCAGAAAATAAGTGCCTTACTTGCCATTTAGAAGTTGATGCTACGCCTGTAATTGCGTTTCAAAAAAGTATTCATAAAAAGGCAGGAGTATATTGTCAGGATTGCCATGGTGGGAATCCTAAAATAGATGATGAAAGCTCAATGGATAAAAAGTTTGGTTTTGTAGGTGTTCCTGAAGGGAATAATTTGATTGTGGTATGTGGAAAGTGTCATGCTAAAAGAGGGGAATTTGTTAAAGGTTTACCTAATTGTGTTGAATGTCATTCTGCTCATTTTACAAAAAGGGCAGGTATTTTTATGGTAGGAGGAGGTATCTATTTTATTATTTTTACTATTGTTTCTCTTTTTATTTTCTTTGCAGGATTTTTTATAAAATATGCAAAATATAAAAAAGGAAGAAAAGTAGAAATAAAAACCATTTTTAAAAAAGGAGTTTTAAAAGCAATAAAAGAGACATTTACAAATGTAAGTATTTTCTCAAATGATACCTATGCAGGTATATTCCATCTTTTTATCTTTTGGGGGTTTTTGTTACTTTTTATTGGAAATCTTCTTGTTTGGTTTGACAAATTCCTTTTTCAATATTTGCTTCCTAATGTCCAATTCCTTTATGCTGGGTTTTACCGTATCTTTTCATATCTTACTGATTTAGCTGCTTTAATTGTAATGGTAGGTATCATTTTAGTTATTGTAAGAAGATTGTTTATAAAACCAAAGAGACTAAATTATAAAATTATAGGTGACTTATCATCTAAAAAACTCTTAGTAAATGACTGGATCTTTGTCATATTTGTATTTATTTTGGTCTTTGGCGGAATTTTACTTGAAGGTTTTAGGATTTTATTGCATTCTACTTCCCTTAAAACTTATTCTTTTATGGGATTAGGAACGGCTTATTTTCTAAAGGTCTTAGGTGTGTCAAGCCTTGCTTCTGAACAAGTTTATAAACCTATTTGGTGGTTTCATATCATTTCTGCCTTTGTATTTATTGGTTATATTCCATTTTCAAAAGCAAGACATATTATATTAGATTTCTTTTCTATTGCCCTTCATGATGAAAAAGCAGGACGGATATTACCTCCTGCTTTAGAAGGAGAATCTACAGGATATAGTAGTTGGAAAGATTTAACTCTTAAAGAACTCCTTCAATTAGATGCATGCACAAGATGTGGAAGGTGTTATGAAGTTTGTCCTGCAGTTATGGCAGGATTTCCTTTGTCTCCAAGGATGTTGATTCTAAATTTAAGAGAGGCAGTATACAAACAAAAAGAGGATAAACTTGCAGGTGAAGTCATTGCCAAAGATACCTTATGGTCTTGTATGACTTGCTTTGCCTGTATGGAAAGGTGTCCTGTAAAAATAGAACATATTCCTATTATAGTCAATCTAAGGAGGTATTTAGTAGAACAAGGAGAAGTAGATGAAAGGCTTCAAGATGCTTTAATGAGCCTTACAAGAAGAGGGAATTCTCTTAAACAATCAGATAGAATGAGAGCAAAGTGGACTAAAAGTCTTGATTTCAAAATAAAAGATGCGAGAAAGGAAGAAGTTGAATATTTATGGTTTGTGGGAGATTATGCTTCTTATGATCCTATTGTTAGTGAAAATACAAAAAAATTTGCTAAAATTTTGTACAAAGCAGGAATAGACTTTGGTATCCTTTATGATGGAGAAAGAAATGCAGGTAATGATGTAAGAAGGGTGGGAGAAGAAGGACTTTTTGAAATGCTTGTTTCAAAGAATATAAAGATTTTAGAAAAGGCAAAATTTAAAAAGATTCTTACTACAGATCCTCATACTTATCATACGTTGAAAAATGAATATCCAGAGTTTGGTATTAAATGTGAAGTCTATCATTATACAGAGATTCTTGAGAAACTTTTAATGGAAGGGAAACTTCAAGTGAGAAAAAGGCTAAATTATTGTGTGACTTATCATGATCCTTGTTATTTAGGTAGATATAATGGCATTTATGAACCTCCAAGAAATATTTTGAAAATGCTTGGAGTAAAATTTATTGAGATGTTTAGAAATAGAAGCTTGAGTCTTTGTTGTGGGGCAGGTGGGGGTAAAATATGGATGGAAGAAATGAAAGTTGAAGGTGAAAGGCCAGCTGAATCGCGGGTAAAAGAAGCTGTGGCTGTTGGAGCAGAGATTCTTGTTATAACTTGTCCTAAAGACCTTTCTATGTTTAATGATGCAATAAAAACAACAGGTTTAGAGAATAAATTGATAGTTAAAGATATTATTGAATTAGTTGAAGAGGCTATAGAGGAGGAATAA
- a CDS encoding CoB--CoM heterodisulfide reductase iron-sulfur subunit A family protein — protein sequence MNKKEIKIGVYLCDCGINIAAKVNVAEVVKFAEKLPGVVVAREYKYMCSDPGQNLIKTDIKNLGLNRIIVASCSPHLHEHTFRKATQEAGLNPYLFHMASIRELVSWVTEDPERATEKAKAFIAAAVNRVKYHEILEKKEVRINPNVLVIGGGIAGITAALVLADAGKKVYLVEKQPSIGGHMAKFDKTFPTLDCAACILTPKMTAIKDHPNITLMAYSEVKEVSGFVGNFKVKIRKKPRYVDEEKCIGCYACVENCIYKKPKFPSEFDEGLGLRKPIYIPFPQAVPLAAVIDPNTCIEFKTHKCEKKCKEACEKISQRFAINFDQKEQEIEIEVGTIIVATGFKVFDASRISRYGYKKYPNVYTALEVERLLNASGPTSGEVILRDGSKPKKVGIIHCVGSRDENYNVYCSKVCCMYSMKLAHLVRERTGAQIYNFYIDIRAAGKGYEEFYKKIMDEGTIFVRGKVAEVTNIFLSEEEKKQGKLVIVVEDTLLGKIKRIPVDMVILAVGLEPQKDAKEIARLLNISCSPEGWFMEKHPKLAPVSTFTDGIFIAGACQGPKDIPETVAQAEGAAAEAMALIDKGHIELEPSTAIVDEEKCTGCQICMKVCPYSAISFDEGKGVVRVNEALCKGCGACACACPSKAIEQRLFKNEQILGEMEGILHYGAYSSV from the coding sequence ATGAATAAAAAAGAGATTAAAATAGGTGTTTATTTATGTGATTGTGGTATTAATATTGCTGCAAAAGTAAATGTGGCTGAAGTAGTTAAGTTTGCTGAAAAATTGCCAGGAGTAGTAGTAGCTAGAGAATACAAATACATGTGTTCTGACCCTGGTCAAAATTTGATAAAGACAGATATTAAAAATTTAGGTCTTAATAGAATAATTGTAGCTTCTTGTTCTCCACATCTGCATGAACATACCTTTAGAAAGGCTACTCAAGAAGCTGGCTTAAATCCTTATCTTTTCCATATGGCTAGTATTAGAGAGCTTGTTTCATGGGTAACAGAAGACCCTGAAAGGGCAACAGAGAAGGCAAAGGCATTTATTGCAGCAGCAGTAAATAGAGTGAAATATCATGAAATTCTTGAAAAAAAGGAAGTGCGAATAAATCCTAATGTTTTGGTCATTGGAGGGGGAATTGCTGGTATAACAGCTGCTTTAGTTTTGGCTGATGCAGGTAAAAAGGTTTATCTGGTTGAAAAACAACCTTCAATTGGTGGACATATGGCAAAATTTGATAAAACATTTCCTACATTAGATTGTGCTGCTTGTATTTTAACACCTAAAATGACAGCTATAAAGGATCACCCTAATATCACTTTAATGGCTTATTCTGAAGTAAAAGAAGTAAGTGGATTTGTAGGGAATTTTAAAGTTAAAATAAGAAAAAAACCAAGATATGTAGATGAGGAAAAATGTATTGGTTGTTACGCTTGTGTTGAAAATTGTATTTATAAAAAGCCTAAGTTTCCTTCTGAATTTGATGAAGGTCTTGGTTTAAGAAAACCTATTTATATTCCATTTCCACAAGCAGTTCCTTTGGCAGCTGTTATTGACCCTAATACTTGTATTGAATTTAAAACTCATAAGTGTGAGAAAAAGTGTAAAGAGGCATGTGAAAAGATTTCGCAAAGGTTTGCTATTAACTTTGATCAAAAAGAACAAGAGATAGAGATTGAAGTAGGCACAATCATTGTGGCTACTGGTTTTAAAGTTTTTGATGCAAGTAGGATAAGCAGATATGGATATAAAAAATATCCTAATGTATATACTGCCTTGGAAGTTGAAAGACTTTTAAATGCTTCAGGACCTACTTCTGGAGAAGTAATTTTAAGAGATGGATCTAAACCCAAAAAAGTAGGTATAATCCATTGTGTGGGTTCAAGAGATGAAAATTATAATGTTTATTGTTCAAAGGTCTGTTGTATGTATTCTATGAAGCTAGCTCATCTAGTCCGGGAAAGGACAGGTGCACAGATATACAATTTTTATATTGATATAAGGGCTGCAGGAAAAGGATATGAAGAATTTTATAAGAAGATTATGGATGAAGGTACAATTTTTGTCAGAGGAAAAGTAGCTGAAGTTACAAATATCTTTCTCTCAGAAGAAGAGAAAAAACAAGGCAAATTAGTTATTGTAGTAGAGGACACATTATTAGGAAAGATAAAAAGGATACCTGTAGATATGGTTATTCTTGCTGTAGGATTAGAACCACAAAAAGATGCTAAGGAGATAGCAAGACTGCTAAATATATCTTGTTCCCCTGAAGGGTGGTTTATGGAAAAACATCCAAAACTTGCTCCTGTGTCCACATTTACAGATGGTATATTTATTGCTGGTGCCTGCCAAGGGCCTAAAGATATTCCTGAAACAGTTGCTCAAGCAGAAGGAGCTGCTGCAGAAGCTATGGCCTTAATTGATAAAGGTCATATAGAACTTGAGCCAAGCACAGCTATAGTAGATGAAGAAAAATGTACTGGATGCCAGATATGTATGAAGGTTTGCCCTTATTCTGCAATTTCTTTTGATGAAGGAAAGGGAGTTGTTAGAGTTAATGAAGCCCTTTGTAAAGGTTGTGGAGCCTGTGCTTGTGCTTGTCCCTCTAAAGCTATTGAACAGAGGCTTTTCAAAAATGAACAAATTCTGGGAGAAATGGAAGGAATTTTACATTATGGTGCGTATTCTTCAGTATAA